Below is a window of Podarcis muralis chromosome 5, rPodMur119.hap1.1, whole genome shotgun sequence DNA.
caacagaatataaataatacggcagaacatcaaacattaaaaacttccctaatagccttcagatatcttctaaaagtcagatagttgtttatttccgtgacatctgatgggagggcgttccacagggcgggcaccaccaccgagaaggccctctgcctggttccctgtaacctcacttctcgcagtgagggaacctccagaaggccctcggcactggacctcagtgtccaggctgaacgatggcaGTGGAGactctacttcaggtatactgggctgaggcactCCTTGGCCAGAAAAGCAAATTTTCTACTCTTGGCCCATTACCAGAACTATTGAATGCAGTTCTTGAAAAAAGGTGCCCGTGAAGCCATTTGTTCAGATGCAACTGTCATCAAGTAATAAAGAAATATTATTTCTGAGTTATTCCACACACCAATCGTCTTCAACTTGGTGcgtttcagatgttttggactacaactcccatcagcgccagccagcaaCCAGggctgatgtgaattgtagtccccaaatctGGTGTTATTCCAGGTTGGAAAAGATAGCCACAAACTATTGACTGATTCTTGTTTAGTTTTCTGATAGTGGTCATAGGAGTTGCACCACTGATATGACTCTCCTTTCTTGACCTTGCAATTCTATGACCGCTTAATATTCCCAGAAATAAAGAACCACGATGAACCAAATGAAGAGGTTTTTTGTCGGGTGTTGGTGAAATGCGTTCATTCTGACCATTGATACCAATATCCTAAATGTTTCTAAAACTTTTAAATGTCCTGTTTTCTCTCTGCAGGAATGGCAACGGCCAAACCATGCCTCCATGAGCTTTAAAAAACGTACGGTGGGTGTCTTCTTTTTTAAGTTTTGTGCCTTTTAAATAATTGGACTGTGTGCTCTTCTCCTGTGGCCTTTGGCTCTTTGATCCGATGCAAGAGAGCAAGTTTGGTGGTCTTGCTGTTTTCATGCCTTCCTGAGCTGAAGGACCAGTTTTGAGCCGCAGAGAATCTAAGCTATAAACACTGAAGTAGCTTGTCAGGCCCAgtagctaccaattagtttccgggctcaATTGGAAGGgttggttttgatctataaagccttacgAGGCTCAAGACCCCAATCTCCCCTCTGGTTCCCCACCTCTCCAATACCATTTTTGTTCAGGCATCGCCTTAAGACCCGTTTAATTTTTGCAGGACCATTTTTAGCCACCCTCTATGAACTCTGTACGAGGAAGGGTAGGAGGCAAGACATCAAATAGCATAGTTGCTTTGCAaacttatgtacagtggtacctcgggttaagtacttaattcgttccagaggtctgttcttagcctgaaactgttcttaacctgaagcaccaatttagctaatggggcctcgcgctgctggagcacgatttctgttcttaacccgaggtactatttctgggttagcggaatctgtaacctgaagcgtctgtaacctgaagcgtatgtaacccgaggtaccactgtaccgtagaGGAGAGTGGTGCAAAAATTTGCACTTGTCCCTTTAATAAGGAGGCATCATGGACTTTCTCCTGCAGCATGTGTTTGTGTGGATGTTATTGCCCTTCCCGTTATTGGGGTGCCTCTTCTCTTCACTAGTCCAGTGCGAGGGTAGAGGAGCCTCAACAATGAGCTGCAAAtgtctctctgtctggcccttggaactgtcCCCAGCCCAGACCTGTCACTGGCCCTGCATTCCACCCCataagtttttgcctggctggaacttGTCCTCCTTGAACTCTACTAATGCCTCTTGGTGGAGAcatgagggagagagagggttgtgtgtgcgtgcgcgcgcacacgtGCATATAGAAACTAACCTGCAGCCCAAGGGTCAAATTTACACTTCCTGTTCCACTCACTTGGACTTGGAAGGAGCCCttgggttcatctagtccagggcttcccaaacctgggtctccaggtgttttcggactacaagtcccagcatccctgaccactggtcctgctagctagggatgatgggagttgtagtccaaaagcagctggagacccaagtttggcaaaCCCTGCTCTAGTCGAACtttctacaatgcaggaataggcagctgtcccgtatggggatcaaacctgcagccttggcattatcattACCACACTCTATccaactgagctgtggccctcggCCAAGGAGCACTCTCAGGGCATGGCTTCCCGTAAAAATATCACTTGAGAGCATGGTGGGAGTGAACCAGTAAACCATTTGACGTGCAGTGATTCAGCTACCCCGATTGAGGTTTCACTATTCATGGAACCTGACTTCTTGTTCCATGATGTGGGATACTAAAAATAAAGTCTGTGCCATGGTGAAGTCTGCTTGCAAACTGCGCAGAGAGCCGATACGAGGAGGCAAGGTTGGCAATTGAGCAGGAAGCCCGAGGCTCAAAGACGGAGCGCTCAAGCTCTCTTCTAGCAAAGCAGCCCTGTGTTCAGTAAACTTATGGCGGGTTGGTGCCATCTAGCTATAACCCCCATGGCAAAGCACGCCAATGGCATTCTCTCCCCATGGCATCCGCATCACtagggctgtgcaccagattCAGCCCCACCCTGAGCCGAATCAGGCctattctgagagccagtgtggtgtagtggttaagagcggtagattcgtaatctggggaactgggttcgtgtctctgctcctccacatgcagctcctgggtgaccttgggctagtcacacttctttgaagtctctcagtcccactcacctcacagagtgtttgttttgggggaggaagggaaaggagaatgttagctgctttgagactccttagggtagtgataaagcgggatatcaaatccaaactcctcctcctattCAGAGGGAGTTGGGTGAGTTGGGTGCAGACAGCCATGGTTTGCTGTGGGTCGGGTTGGAGGGCCCAGAGCAATCcttggccttctcagtagtggtacccaccctatggaacaccctcccaccagatgtcaaagagaacaattaccaccagacttttagaagacatctgaaggcagtcctgtttagggaagcttttaatgtctgatggattactgtattttgttggaagccgctcagagtggctagggaagcccagccagatgggcggggtataaaaaataaattattattattattatcactatcaTTATCGTCCACTAAACATGAGCACTGCATCTAAAATAGATCTTCATAGCATTCTAGAGTttcaagggaccctgaggatcatctagtccaaccccctacagtgcaggaatattcaggtgtcccatacagggatcgaacctgcaaccttgccgttTTCAGCACCACActgtaaccagctgagctatccaggcttctCTGGAACTTTGCTCCTTTCGATCTAAATAACTTTGCACTTTGCATTGTCAGTATGGAAGGACTACATTGGCTTTTGTGGTGGTATGGAGGGTTTTTTGTAGGGATAATTCAGCTTCACAGCCCCTCCCTTAACTCTCGccgccccccccctctctcttagaACGCAGCTGGTCGCAACTGGATGGCAGCAAAAGATATGCAGAAATACAGGCAACATTATCCGGTAAGAGTGTGTTGATCATCGTTCATAGCAAGAGACTGCTAGCTGGCTGTGCCATTCATTTATTGTACACCGATCTTGTACGCCCAGTGATCCACGTAACTAAGATCTGAATGGCGCTTAATTTAGAAAGGAAACCTCCCAATCGGGTTGCCAACCAGGTGCTCTCCAGAAGTTGGACtcgcaagtcccatcagccccagtcagcatcacGCCCAtggccaggagtgatgggagctTCTCTCCAGCAAAGAAATCATTggttccaaaaaaaaaagaaaaggctatttctgATGTCCCAATTAAGCCTGCTAAAGGGGTGTGGCACGCAACAGATTGTGTATGGTCAAGATTTTCCTGGGGTAGCTCAGTGAGAGATCATTCACATCCACAACtgatgttccttccttccttcctcagggATTGGAAGAAACAGAAATGAGAGAAGAGAAAATGTGGAATTTGAGGTTTTACAAAAACGAGATGAGTTTTCAGCCTAATGGTATGGCTTTTGATATTATTCTCTCTTTTCCCCAAGGCAAATGTTAGGTCTTATAAGGTTGCTTTCCCCCCACCACTGGCCCTTGACAGGGGAGTGAATTGTATTCGGTTTTAGAACGCTATTTATTTATGCCTGTTCCCTCCCTGCAGAAATGATTGAAGGCCTGTGTATATTTCCTACAGCTGTTCCCCCTGGAAGGCAAAATTAAATCTGTAAAAGGGAACCCGTTGCATTCTGCTGTTGCAAGGAGCAGGTTTCATTCTCTCTTTTTCCGGGGCAAAAGGCCTCTGTCTCTCCCGCAAGTGTTTATGAATTCTTCCTCACAATACACCAGGACAGGTCAGCCATGCAGTAATTCCTACAGTCCCTGAGTGGTGGAGATTGCCTGGGAAATCCACATGGCTTGGAACACTGGAAGTTGCATTGTatcaagtcaggccattggcacATCTAACTTAGTattgcctacacggactggcagcagctctccagggttgtaAGCGGGGGACACAAGTACTCTCagcctagatagctcagttggttagagcgtggtgctgataacaccgaGGTTGCAAGTTCAGTCCTCGTATGGGacatactcctgcattgcagggggttggactagatgatcctcagggtcccttccaactctgattctcttTTCCTGAAGCCTccatcaactggcattcagaggcatatgaCCTGTGGAAGTACAGCACAGccgtcatggctggtagccaattGCTAGCTCTGTCCTCCAtaattttgtctaatcctcttttcacgACACCCAAGtcagtggccatcgctgcctcttgtAGCAGCGAATCCTACAGttcatgcactgtgtgaagaagctgCTTTGCCCATTCTgaatctccctccctccagtgtcaaagggaagtgggtggcgctgtggtctaaaccacggagcctcttggacttgccgatcagaaggttggtggttcttcgaatccccgcaacaaagtgagctcccattgctctgtcccagctcctgccaacgtagcagttcgaaagcatgccagtgcaagtagataaataggtaccactgcagtgggaaggtaaacggcatatccgtgtgctctggtttccgtcactgtgttccattgtgccagaagcattttagtcctgctggccacatgacccagaaagctgtctgtggacaaacaccggctccctcagcctgaaagcgagaggagcgctgcaaccccataagtcccctttgactgaacttaactgtccggggtccttcctttttttttacccaggcatttggtggctgcaGAATACTATTCCTGGCATCCCCAGGATTGCTGTTTATTATATAACTGCAACTGActttagatgtttttaattgtttttggaaTGTTTTAGCTGTTTTTGAACGTTctgcttgggttttgttttgaattgagtatctgtttgccaccctgggcatcTTCGGGAGGAAGGGCAGcgtataaattcaattaataacagTGGGGGAATCTCTCCATTTAGATGCTGTGCCTAATTTTAGACCCTTCTTATGTTTCCCACCCTCTTCTAGGCCTCCTTATTGAAGATCTCCTTGAGATGTGGCATAACGACTATGTCACTCTGGAAGAAAACCATTCATATATCCAGTGGTAAGTGGCCCCCGTTAGATATTCTAATGGCACATGGGGGCGGGGAGTGCTGTAGCCTGTTTTCTGTTTTGGGACATTCctgttctttcctttccccttctcctcttctttCGAGGCTCTCCAAAATCTGAGCCAGAGCATCTTCCAGAGGGGCTGTAGCACACTTCCTCTGGGCGGGACTGCAATGAAAAACAAGGTTGTTTCCATCAAATATTGTTAATAGTGAATTGCAGCTTGCATTCTAGAAACATAGACGTGTTCTGGGCTACCACGGTTCGTGCCCTCACCCACCAATGAGCGtaatgttaaaaagcatcagtCCCTGTGCTGTATGCATATTcaaggttttaataataataataataataataaatttatttataccctgcccatcaggctgggcttccccagccactctgggcggctttcaacagaatattaaaatacaataatctattaaacattaaaagcttccctaaacagggctgccttcagatgtcttctggtagttgtttatttctttgacatctgatgggagggcgttccgcagggcgggcgccactaccaagaaggccctctgcctggttccctgtaacttggcttctcacagtgagggaaccgccagaaggccctcggcactggacctcagtgtccgggcagaacggtgggggtggagacgattcttcaggtatactggaccgatggCTGATGCAAAGCTCTGCTCTAGTTACTTGTTAAACAAGATGCTTGAGGTGTGTGGCACTCACAAGTGCCTCACGTGTCGGTCTAAGGGTTTGGGTAGGATGCTCTGGCAAGATGTGAGCAGATCCTAGACAGTTTGGGGCTTTATATACCAGCAATAAAAACCTTAAACCAGTTGCCAGCCAGTACAGATCCCATTAATAGTGTATCCTCCTCTCAAGCCTAACTTTGGGGGTTAGGGGGTACCAGGGAAGGCCTCTGAGGCCACCTGTGCACCTGCAGGCACCATGTTGCAGACCTCTGGTTTAATGTGTAGCCAGCTTTCTGAAGTCTTGAAGATGTGGGTCATATCTAAATAAACTGACCCATTTTCAGGCTTAATTAGGGTCTCTTGGGTATTTTTGCAGAAGTTAAGGTTTCTGTGCAATGTGGAAAAATCCTTGCAGCTCTGTTACACTCGTGGCAGTTGGTAAGAAAACTTGAGCCAggggcataccgtattttttgctctataagactcactttttccctcctaaaaagtatggggaaatgtgtgtgcatcttatggagcgaatgcaggctgtgcagctatcccagaagccagaacaacaagagggattgctgctttcactgcacagtgatccctcttgctgttctggcttctgagattcagaatatattttttcttgtttccctcctccaaaaattaggtgcgtcttgtggtctggtgcatcttatagagcgaaaaatacggtaattgtctCTTCTAAATGGCTGCTTCCAGAAGTTGCTCATCAGGCGAGGCAGAATCTTTATACTCGTTCCCGACCAAGAGGGGTCACTGTTGCTTGCAAGAAGGGATGAGAGGACAAGGAAGTCAGCGCAGTGCAGCTGCACTGGTAGAAACAATTCTGCCAGCGTGTTTGCACCCCAtcaaccttcctgctgcagcagcagcagcccaccttccaggaagctgggcagcagcggtgggagttggggtccaacaatATATTGAGGGGCACCATGCTGGATTCTGTGCCTCTCAGCAGTTGGGATGTCCTGCTTGTTTCTGGGCTAAATTCTTGTTTTCTTTGCAGACTTGATTCCCCTCTTTGTTTGACTTCCTTCCAGGTTATTTCCTTTGCGTGAGCCGGGAAGGAACTGGCGCGCGCGGCTTCTCACCTGTCAAGAAATCCAGGTAGGAGTCCTCTTGCCCTTTAAACATTTGCTTTAAAACCACAGGTAGGGGGAAATGGATTCTGAGTTTTCTGCCTTCTTTTTACACCCATTTATGAAATAATAGCAACTCTGACTGTAGCGGCTTTGGCGCTATGACTGCTGGGGCCCATAAGACCTGTATATCGATTTCCCCACTTCCACGCTAGCACCAGTCACCGAACCCAGGAATTCCCAGAGGTGTCTTCCCTCTAGCTTTCGGCCAGAGGATGGAGACATGCCTCTGGTTCACCCAGTGAGGTGACCCACAACCTGCATTGCTAGCTATCAGGACTCAaaaaatatggagggcaccagaatGAAGGTTGTTGAATTGCTCCATGATGGAACACCTTGGCCAACTTCTAAAGTTGCTGTTGTTTCAATTCTAAAATGTTCCTGTATAGCTGTTCAGACAGCATCTtgcactagggacgcgggtggcgctgagggttaaaccacagagcctaggacttgccagtcagaaggtcggcggttcaaatccccgtgacagggtgagctcccgttgctcggtccctgctcctgccaacctagcagttcgaaagcacgtcaaagtgcaagtagataaatagttaccactccggcgggaaggtaaacgccgtttccgtgcgctgctctggttcgccagaagcggcttagtcatgctggctacatgacccagaagctgtacgccggctccctcggccagtaaagcgagatgagcgccacaaccccagagtcggccacgactggacctaatggtcaggggtccctttacctttgcagcAGGTTGCATAGGTCAAAAACGACTCCCACAAAATCAAGCAGTAAAATAGTACCAAATAAGCTAAAAAGTTTAAACTAACAgtgcttaattaaaaaaaaaagtttcacaaTATATTTTTACCTCTGGATTGtaataaaaacctcaaagcagttttcaaGTAGAATGGAACAATGAAGTCATCAATAAAGAACAACTGTTTTGTGTCCTGCCCATTGGGCATTTCAGGCCTTCAAGAAATCAAAGGAAGTCATGGCGAGGTTCGTCAGAGCTTACAAGCTCATGTTGGACTTCTATGGAATCGAGCTGCTAAATGAGAAAACGGGCGAATTGCGGCGAGCAAAGAACTGGAGAGAGAGATTCGAGAACCTCAACCAGTGAGTTGCTTTGCTAGACATACCTGTGCATAAAAGTCACCAGGTGGCCTGCACTGCAGTCCCTTGGCTACTGCAGTCATcattctgggaatggagttgagtgatgacctaacctggggagaaaacagtaaagacctgaagaagagagcacagcagaggttatattttctgagaatcctccgaaaaaataatctctcaaaggacctgttgatggcattttaccattgtactgttgagagtgtattaacttacggTCTGTGTGTGtcgtttgggagctgcacggtcagggggaaCACAATGccgtccagggttgtaaagactgcagagagaataattgggtgcactcttcccaccttggatcaaatctatgctgccaggtgccataagaaagctgcagagatagcgcaggatagtgcgcaccccggaaatgatctctttcagcttctgccttctggaagaaggtacagggttagctgcctgagaaacagtttttatccaaatgcgattttggttttaaacgcagtgtaaggtagtctctttgggagtatattgtatttaattatggggtatcagagtttttagggggttaaccaggctgggatagcaggcttgttggttttggaatgtctgatgtagattctttcaatttcgttgttctgtatgggacaatgacaataaatattatcgtatcgtatcaaaTGTGAATGAAGCTGAGTGAAGCTGGCTTTGTGCTGTGCTTGCATAGAAAGAGCTATTCCGTATTGGTCTcaagaacatcaggagagccctctggatcaagccagtgccTTATTTAGTGCAATATCCTGTTCCCacaaaggccaaccagatgcacatgGGGAGCTTGCAAGCAAGACACGAGTGCAACACTTCCCTCTCTGCTTGTAATTCTCTCCCCGCTTGTGATTCCTGGCATTCAGAAGCGTTACTGCCTCTGACAAAACATAACCATCACGGCCGGTAGCCATCAATACCCGAATGCTCTGAGATGATGGGCTGCCCTAGGATCCATGGATTTTGCAGTGGGTTTGTGAGTGAACTTGGGCCGTTCTCCACCTCCAGTTCTTGGTCTGGGATCCTGCATGGGAACACCAGCTACTTAAGCTGAGTTGTGCTTGATAGGCTGAGCGCCATCAAGGCAAAAACACTCTGCCAAACAGAGTTTCTGCATAAAAGCATAATAAGAAGGATTTTATCATATGTGcaccgtccatctgactgggttgctccggctgcgctgggcggcttccaacaaatataaaagcataataagacATCAGAAGCTAAAAACTTCccttatacaaggctgccttcagatgtcttctagatacagtcgtaccttggaagttgaacagaatccgttccggaagtccattcgacttccaaaatgttgaaAAACCAAAGCgcatcttctgattggctgcaggaagctcctgcagccaaccagaagccgctgaagccccattggacgtttggcttccaagggaacattcgaaaactggagcagtcacttccgggtttcaattgttgggaagccaaaatgtttgagaactaggctgttcgatttccaaggtacaactgtagtttatctcctttgacatctgatgggagggcattccacagggaaggcgccactaccaagaaggccctctgcttcaCTGCTGGCTTGTTCCATTCCAAAAAGTAAGTGGGAATGTCCTTTGTAGGATATTTGGATTGTAGCTCCCTTCCATGCCTAGTTGTTTGCCTTCACAATGTGAGACTTacttccccttctttctccccctttcaGGTTCAGCCACAATAATTTGCGGATCACTCGCATCCTGAAGTGCTTGGGAGAGTTGGGCTACGAAAACTACCAGATGCACCTGGTGAAGTTCTTCCTGACGGAGATCCTAGTCCACCAGGAGCTCCCGCGGGTGCTGAGAAGTGCCTTGGACTACTTTGTCTTCACTGTCCGGAACAAGCAGCAGCGGAAGGAGTTGGTGCATTTTGCGTGGCAGCACTTCACGCCCAAGCGGGATTTCGTCTGGGGCCCGCACAGGAAGCTGCGGCGATTCAAACCCCGGTCCCCAGAATTCCTGAACAGCGAGGGGCTGGCGGGGGAACAGGATGAGGATGGAGAGGAGACTGCAGGAAAGAGTGAAGTCGAGGAGCAGCATAAAACATGCCAGAGACTTGAGGAAGAGCCTGCGAGGAGGGAGAGCATGGAAAACGATCAAGATGAGCTGCTGGACAAGACAGGCACCGTCTGCCCTGCTGTAGACCAAACAACCAATAATCCGTTTGAGGAGCCTGTATCCCAAAGTGATGATGAACTGGGGTTTTCATCCAGTGACTCTGTCCTTAGCAAAGTTATCGAGGGAGAGCCTTCCTCTGGTATCCGTGGCGATGGATTGCAGGCCGGAGATGCTCTGGGACCCCAAACGAGTCCCGCAGGTGAACACGACGCTTCAGGTAAGGCGAGTCAACGTGGGCTTTTAACAGCAGAGGAAGTCAAGGCGGAGGAGGACGGCGGGAAGAAAGACACACCGGTTTCTTCGTTTGTCAACTCGGGAAGGCAGGATCTTGTGGAGGAGGGCAAGAGTGGGGCACAGAAGGGCAAGACGAAAGATGGAGCTCCAGGTTCTTCGTCTCCCCAGCTGGAAAGGCAGGATCCCGCGGACGAGGGTGAGAGCGGAGCATCCGGCGAAAGTCCGAAGGAATGCAAGAAGAGGAAGCTTGAGATGAGCAGGTTGAGCGAGGAAAGCGTCAGAGTGGTGAGAAGCCCCACCGACATTGAGAAGATCTCTGCCAACCTTGGAGAAGTTGTGATTGGTCAGAAGGAGATCGATGGCCTTCTGTTCACGGAGGAGAAGGCCTGCCCTTTGCTGCCTCAAGGAGGTGGTATGGATGGTGGGTACATGAAGGAGACGGAAGCCACTGACGCAATGAGAAAAAGGCGGAAAGTTGAGATGGCATCGGAAGGCGGTGCCTTGGGGACACCTGAAGAGGCGGGCATCGAGGTGGCATCCTCTGAGAGCCAGATAAACTCCGCCAGCACCGAGAGGACGGATCGAGCCTGCCACGATGCGACAGAAACAATTGGCAACACTCCTACAGACCGCGACTGTGGAATGCCGGGTGTGGATTTATTGGTTAATTCCAAAACTAACGCCGAGTCAAGCCTTTCGCCGGACACCTGTGCGCCAGCCCAGTCTGGCAAGCAAGGAACTACCTCCGCTGTGGAAGTCAAGAGATCTCAGGCCAGCGAAATTCTGCCATTCAGTGAAAAGAAGGATGTGGCTGGACAGGACAGCCCAGGACAGGAAGAGGGGGGCGTTGAAGGAAAGGCAGAAGGAGTGGCAGATATTAATGAAACACTTGAATCTGCGGAGAGTGTGAATTCTGTATCAGGGCTAGAAGCAGAATAGCTTTATCCTGGATAAGAATGAGGTGGTTCCACTGGTTCTGGAGGCAGTTAAAAGGACATATCTTTTTACAAGTTGATCAGAACAGCACCAGTCCactgcccgtgtgtgtgtgtgtgtgtgtgtgtgtgtgtgtgtgtgtgtgtgtgttggttcctCTTTTTTTGTATACTTGGTTATGAAGCCCAAGACCTTCATAATGGGTTGTTTTCACTGGGGACAGACAACAAAGGCTTCGAGATGAAACTCCCCCAGTTGTTGACTTGCATACTTGATCTTCTGAATTCTCAAATAATGTGTGTGGGTTTTCTCCTTTAGTTTATAAATGATTCCAAATAGCTCTGGTTTCGAAATGGAAATCATTTTTTGAGCAAGCAAATGCCACTTTGTGGGCAAATTTTCCAGTATTTACTAGACGGTCCGAAAGGAATCTATTTGTTAAATTAATCTTGCTTTGTTAAAATAAAAGTTCCTAACTTCTAGTTAAGAGCTTCTAGTTTCTTTTCTTCATCATTAAACTGGGCATGTTTGAGAATGAAACCTAAGCTAAACAATCTTGCAAACGTCTCCTGGGAGAAGAATGTTTTGATGCCTCTGATTTCATGTTCTTAAATGTAGAGAAGTAAGGAACAAGTGTTGTTTTCTTCCATATACTCCCCATAGACTTTGGTTTATGCGATTGTTGGAGGACTCCACTTTCTACATCTTCATTGGGAGAACTGTCAATTTATTCTCACACTCTGCTTCCTGCTACTTAACTACTTGTCCATATGAGGAGAGTCTAAAAAGTTAGTGAgacaggacttggggggggggcgcgtatCTAGTCACTGGCATTGCCCCTCAATGCAGCTGAAGGCGGCTTTGTGACATTCCTATAACGCACCATCAATGAAGGCCTCTGGGTGGTTTGCAAACTTAGAATTCCAAACATGCAAATAAATGCAACCAGAACCTTAGAGCAATCTCAACACAATACAGAATAAAAGCCAGCACATGGCAGCGTTAAGTGCAATGTAAAACCAGTAAGGGGAAGTGATTGTCTCCCAATGGTCTTATgtaaatgtcagggaactgccatcggagccagaggg
It encodes the following:
- the OGFR gene encoding opioid growth factor receptor isoform X2 produces the protein MAEWRWGTEEEEEDRAGEEEEEEEEEEEEGFWEYDSTWEEDEEEGGEEEGGRQLEGDVGRKDSGAAPAADKDAGIQEKPQPSSSPGWWSPSGSQEWQRPNHASMSFKKRTNAAGRNWMAAKDMQKYRQHYPGLEETEMREEKMWNLRFYKNEMSFQPNGLLIEDLLEMWHNDYVTLEENHSYIQWLFPLREPGRNWRARLLTCQEIQAFKKSKEVMARFVRAYKLMLDFYGIELLNEKTGELRRAKNWRERFENLNQFSHNNLRITRILKCLGELGYENYQMHLVKFFLTEILVHQELPRVLRSALDYFVFTVRNKQQRKELVHFAWQHFTPKRDFVWGPHRKLRRFKPRSPEFLNSEGLAGEQDEDGEETAGKSEVEEQHKTCQRLEEEPARRESMENDQDELLDKTGTVCPAVDQTTNNPFEEPVSQSDDELGFSSSDSVLSKVIEGEPSSGIRGDGLQAGDALGPQTSPAGEHDASGKASQRGLLTAEEVKAEEDGGKKDTPVSSFVNSGRQDLVEEGKSGAQKGKTKDGAPGSSSPQLERQDPADEGESGASGESPKECKKRKLEMSRLSEESVRVVRSPTDIEKISANLGEVVIGQKEIDGLLFTEEKACPLLPQGGGMDGGYMKETEATDAMRKRRKVEMASEGGALGTPEEAGIEVASSESQINSASTERTDRACHDATETIGNTPTDRDCGMPGVDLLVNSKTNAESSLSPDTCAPAQSGKQGTTSAVEVKRSQASEILPFSEKKDVAGQDSPGQEEGGVEGKAEGVADINETLESAESVNSVSGLEAE
- the OGFR gene encoding opioid growth factor receptor isoform X1, whose translation is MAEWRWGTEEEEEDRAGEEEEEEEEEEEEGFWEYDSTWEEDEEEGGEEEGGRQLEGDVGRKDSGAAPAADKDAGIQEKPQPSSSPGWWSPSGSQNAAGRNWMAAKDMQKYRQHYPGLEETEMREEKMWNLRFYKNEMSFQPNGLLIEDLLEMWHNDYVTLEENHSYIQWLFPLREPGRNWRARLLTCQEIQAFKKSKEVMARFVRAYKLMLDFYGIELLNEKTGELRRAKNWRERFENLNQFSHNNLRITRILKCLGELGYENYQMHLVKFFLTEILVHQELPRVLRSALDYFVFTVRNKQQRKELVHFAWQHFTPKRDFVWGPHRKLRRFKPRSPEFLNSEGLAGEQDEDGEETAGKSEVEEQHKTCQRLEEEPARRESMENDQDELLDKTGTVCPAVDQTTNNPFEEPVSQSDDELGFSSSDSVLSKVIEGEPSSGIRGDGLQAGDALGPQTSPAGEHDASGKASQRGLLTAEEVKAEEDGGKKDTPVSSFVNSGRQDLVEEGKSGAQKGKTKDGAPGSSSPQLERQDPADEGESGASGESPKECKKRKLEMSRLSEESVRVVRSPTDIEKISANLGEVVIGQKEIDGLLFTEEKACPLLPQGGGMDGGYMKETEATDAMRKRRKVEMASEGGALGTPEEAGIEVASSESQINSASTERTDRACHDATETIGNTPTDRDCGMPGVDLLVNSKTNAESSLSPDTCAPAQSGKQGTTSAVEVKRSQASEILPFSEKKDVAGQDSPGQEEGGVEGKAEGVADINETLESAESVNSVSGLEAE